TGGGTGTTCGTCGGTATACATGTCAATATGGCGATGCAATTTCAAACCAAGCAGATAATCAGCACTAAGGCCGGAAATTTTCTCCCCCGTTAATCTGCCTTTTATAAAATCCCCGACATAATTACCTGTTATAACCTCCTCATTCTCCCCGGAAAGCAATAAATGTGCTAAAAAATTCATAAAAAAAGACATTTTGGCAAAATTCCCGTACGTTTGTTTTTCCTATTTCACCATGGAACAATTATTTTACAACAACCAATATTTTAACCAAACAAGCAAATGAAAGTCGAAAAGAATAATGTCGTAGCACTTATATATAGTCTTAGAATTCCGGACAATGACGGCGAAATGGATATTGTCGAAGTAGTAACGGAAGAAGATCCGATGTATTTTATCCAGGGTATCAGTGGTCTGCCGGAAGGATTTGAAGACAAAATCGAAGGTTTAGCCGCTGGCGACACTTTTGACTTTACCGTGGCTCCTGAGGAAGGTTATGGTGAATTTGATCCGGAAGCAATTGTTGAGTTGCCAAAAGCAGTTTTCCAGGGTGATGATATCGATCAGGATGAACTTCTTGAAATCGGAAATATTGTTCCAATGACCAATGAAGATGGGGAACGCATGCACGGACAAGTTGTTGAAGTGAAAGATGATGTGGTAGTAATGAATTTCAACCACCCATTGGCTGGAAAAGAAATGCACTTTGAGGGTTCAATTCTTTCGGTTCGTCCGGCTACTGCGGAAGAAATCAGCCATGGACACGTTCATGGAGAAGGTGGACATCACCACTGATAATGGTTACTGATTAATTATTAATGGTTAGTGGCTCCTTTGACAATTAATCATTAATAATTAACCATTATTTTACGTATTGCTCAACTTCTACGCCGAAAGTTCTTAAAAACTCAACACCTTCTTCTCTGCCAATCCCTTTGTACGCTGCATAAGAATGCAGGAAAATTACTTTGCTTATTTTCATTGTGTAAATCACTCTTGCGCATGCAATGCATGGTGCTAACGTAACAAAAAGCGTTGCGCCTTCTATGTTTGAGCCATTTTTTACAGCGAAGAGAATTGCATTTTGCTCTGCGTGAAGTGCGAGTGAGCAGCTTCCTTTTGCATCACGGGGACAGCCTACTTCGGGAAATTCTTCATCACAATTGTGCGTTCCGGCG
The nucleotide sequence above comes from Dyadobacter subterraneus. Encoded proteins:
- a CDS encoding FKBP-type peptidyl-prolyl cis-trans isomerase; translated protein: MKVEKNNVVALIYSLRIPDNDGEMDIVEVVTEEDPMYFIQGISGLPEGFEDKIEGLAAGDTFDFTVAPEEGYGEFDPEAIVELPKAVFQGDDIDQDELLEIGNIVPMTNEDGERMHGQVVEVKDDVVVMNFNHPLAGKEMHFEGSILSVRPATAEEISHGHVHGEGGHHH
- a CDS encoding deoxycytidylate deaminase produces the protein MSLDITKIRPEFDDIFMELAKNLAQRSHCIKAQVGAVLTKDTRIISIGYNGPPAGTHNCDEEFPEVGCPRDAKGSCSLALHAEQNAILFAVKNGSNIEGATLFVTLAPCIACARVIYTMKISKVIFLHSYAAYKGIGREEGVEFLRTFGVEVEQYVK